A stretch of DNA from Candidatus Dojkabacteria bacterium:
CTCCTTTAAACATTGATTATGATCCCGATTACGATAAAGATAAAATAAAAAATACTGAAGATAACGATATTAATGGAAATGGACTATTAAATATATCGGAAATATACACAAACGAATATCACGAAAAACTTAAGATTGCCACTGAATTTACAGCAAACAGGACAACCCTAAGTCTTCCACAAGAACTTACAAAATATTCGCAGTATGGCACACTTTTTAATTTGATTCCCAACAATGAAACACTCGTTTCATACCTGCTTATGGAAGTAGGATTTTCAATAAAAAATGATATACTCCAAGACGCAATTATATATCCCGAAAGGTATGGAATTCCAACCAAAATCAATTCATATACCTATCCTGCAACTTATACTGTTGAAAACCTTTACACCTATATAAATACTTACAACAACATGCCAACAAAACTTGACACAGGAATAATTGTTTTTACAAAGGATATATACACCGAAGAGCTTCAGGTTTTTGTTATATATTCGGTCAACAATGCCTTAAGCGAAGTAACCGTATTAACCACTTCGGACGGTTGGACTCTGGAAAAGAGATTAATACAAGTATCAGAACTTGTCCCTTACTAAAAACCCAATATCGAACGAAGCTGCTCTATCGATCCATCAATTGCAGTATCTAACTTTTCCTTTTCATCAGGTTTAAAGGGTAGAAGCACATAATCCTCCGGTGAAATTTTATCTCGATCGGAACCTATCCTACTATCTACACCAAGTCGTACATGCATATAATCTGAACCCAGCATTGATCGCACAGACAAAACGCCCTTATGGGTTTTAGGACCAATTCCCTGTTGAAGTTTAACTTTGCCTAGTTCAATATCAAGATCATCAAAGACCAAAATAAGCTCTGTCGGAACATCCAATTGATACATATTTACAAGTGAGTTTACCGTTATCCCGCTTCGGTTCATAAAGGTGGTTGGTTTTACAAGGATATACTCAACCGTTGATCGTGTGTTTTCCTTTCTTACTAGACAAATATCGGCATCGAACTTACTTTTATGTGTCCAAGGACTTATTGAATATATATTGGTTTTTAGAAGTATATTGTATAACCTATCAACCCACATAAACCCCGCATTATGTCTGGTATTTTTGTATTTTTCGCCGGGATTTCCTAAGCCTACAAAAAGTTTCATTACAGATTACTAAACTAAACAATACCTAAATCATACCAAAATTGTCTATTGCTGGAAAGAAAAGTTTCTAAAAAATTCTGAACAGACTATAAGTGACCTCTGTTCCTTTGCTTTTTGGCAGCTGACCTTCTTCTGCGCTTACCCTTGGCCCAAATCTTTTCAATTTCGTGTTTCTTAACAGACTCCGGAGTATGATACATCTGTTTATGATAGATTTCGAGAGTGCGCTCTCTACTTACATCCTTTTGTAAAAGACTAAGTGCAGCATCCAATGCCTTGTTACTTTTTACGACAATCGCCATGACGTGTAATTAAAATTAAATCCAATTATTTTGAGCTTAATTATACTAAAGCTCCGCCTCTATTTCAAACATTTGCTGTCTTTGGGAGAACCTAATAATATCATTAATAATAAAAAGTCCGCTTACAATCATTAGAATAATAAATCCGATAGCCATTATTGTTTGTTGAGTTTTGTACGGAAGTTTCTTTTTAAATACGGCCTCAATCACATATAAAAGCAAATATCCGCCATCTAATGCAGGTAGTGGTAAAAGATTTACAAAAAACAAGTTTAGACTTATAAATGCCGCTAATTTAACAATTTCGATTACGTCTTGTTGCTTACTTACCTGTTCAACCGTTTGATATACAGCTACAGGACCGGTAAAAACGTCTGAAAGGATATTAAGCTGCTTTGATTCAACCGCAAAGGTAATTATTCTTGAAAGCATGCGAAGTTGATACGAAAGGTAGTTGGCTCCATGCAAAAATCCGGAGAAAATTCTGTCAAGTCCATTGTATGAAACCTTAATAAGCGAAACACCCAAAAGTTGAACTCCCATGTAGCCATCGTTACTAATGGTAAGTTCATATTCCGACTCATTTCCATCAAAATCACTTACTTTAACAGAAACCATCTGGTTAGGTCTTGCATTAACATATTCGGCAAGCTCATCTCCATTATTAAATGTTATTCCGTCAATTGAAACAACTATTCCCTGATCTATCATGCCAACAGCTTCTGCGGGATATTCTTCAGTTAAGCCACTATAAACAAGTCCCCGTTCCGACGTAATCTCTTGTGTTCCAAACAAAAATCCTTTTTCCGTTCCTAAAAATGAAAAATCAAAACTTTCTGAAAATCCACTTCTAAAAAGTACAATATAAAAAAGCAAGCCTGTTAAAAGAAAGTTGAAAATTGCCCCTCCGGCAACAACCAGGAATCTTTGCCAAACCGGTTTTGCACTAAAGCTATCTTTACCCTTTTGGGGTTCATCCTGACCGTAAATACTAACGTATCCTCCAAGTGGGATAAGATTCAGCATAAACTCGGTTTCACCAAATTTTTTCGACCAGAGTTTGGGACCAAAACCAATAGCAAACTGCTCAACCCTTATCTTGAAAAGCCTGGCAAACAAAAAATGTCCAAGTTCGTGGGCAACAATTAAAACACTAACTATTACAATAAACCATACAATTGCCATTTTACTTTACTCCCATTAAATCAGCTTCTTTTTGTTTCGTAAGTTCCTCTATTTTTGTAAGTCCGGTTTTTATCAATTTCTCGATATCTGCTTTAATTAGCTTTTCATCGTCTTCACTAATTTCACTTTCGGCAAGCTGATCTCGAACCCGGTCCATCATTTTATTGCGAAAGCCCCTAAGCTGCTGCCTGGTATCTTCTGCAAGTTCTTTAGTAGTTTTCACGTATTCTTTCCGACGTTCTTCCGTAAGTGGCGGAGCGGAAACATATAGGTTATTTCCATCAATTCTAATTGAGAAACCACGATCATCCTCGCGAATTGCTTTTTCTATTGCTTTTACTCCACTTGTATCCCAC
This window harbors:
- a CDS encoding aminoacyl-tRNA hydrolase is translated as MKLFVGLGNPGEKYKNTRHNAGFMWVDRLYNILLKTNIYSISPWTHKSKFDADICLVRKENTRSTVEYILVKPTTFMNRSGITVNSLVNMYQLDVPTELILVFDDLDIELGKVKLQQGIGPKTHKGVLSVRSMLGSDYMHVRLGVDSRIGSDRDKISPEDYVLLPFKPDEKEKLDTAIDGSIEQLRSILGF
- a CDS encoding site-2 protease family protein, giving the protein MAIVWFIVIVSVLIVAHELGHFLFARLFKIRVEQFAIGFGPKLWSKKFGETEFMLNLIPLGGYVSIYGQDEPQKGKDSFSAKPVWQRFLVVAGGAIFNFLLTGLLFYIVLFRSGFSESFDFSFLGTEKGFLFGTQEITSERGLVYSGLTEEYPAEAVGMIDQGIVVSIDGITFNNGDELAEYVNARPNQMVSVKVSDFDGNESEYELTISNDGYMGVQLLGVSLIKVSYNGLDRIFSGFLHGANYLSYQLRMLSRIITFAVESKQLNILSDVFTGPVAVYQTVEQVSKQQDVIEIVKLAAFISLNLFFVNLLPLPALDGGYLLLYVIEAVFKKKLPYKTQQTIMAIGFIILMIVSGLFIINDIIRFSQRQQMFEIEAEL
- the frr gene encoding ribosome recycling factor, translated to MEIRGITVEEGQKKIDSAIKHLESEFTAIRSGRIMPGILDNLTIEMYNSTMSINQLGNVSVADAATLVIRVWDTSGVKAIEKAIREDDRGFSIRIDGNNLYVSAPPLTEERRKEYVKTTKELAEDTRQQLRGFRNKMMDRVRDQLAESEISEDDEKLIKADIEKLIKTGLTKIEELTKQKEADLMGVK